The Astatotilapia calliptera chromosome 14, fAstCal1.2, whole genome shotgun sequence genome includes a region encoding these proteins:
- the chrna10a gene encoding neuronal acetylcholine receptor subunit alpha-10a — MEGICFSKMKQWRMAKTLFRWLLCVGILPTCWCAHGRYAQKLLKDLFTNYTSALRPVEDTNTILNVTLQVTLSQIIDMDERNQILTAYLWIRQVWFDAHLKWNKDDYDGLDTIRIPGSYVWRPDIVLYNSADDHFTGPMDTNVVIRHDGQIMWDSPAITKSSCKVDVSFFPFDAQQCRFTYGSWTYNGNQLDILNAMESADLADLVENVEWEVLGMPAKKSIVLYGCCADPYPDVTYTLKLKRKASFYVFNLLIPCVMISFLAPLGFYLPADSGEKVSLGVTVMLALTVFQLLVAEIMPPSENVPLIGKYYIATMTMITASTALTIFVMNIHHCGPDAKPVPKWAKKVILQYMARMCFVYEVGENCMSPQPEKQEPPPVQNTNCTMNGQAGPGREDCIFRMERRQEIVGPMPTEEKEDMDQMLSPIGSIGKNPTSNYSSWKNGIFASLDCGDSGEGRRCRKGGVSDGEKKDREISCSIQSNETQLLRNIEYIANCHRDQRATQKRTGEWKKVAKVLDRFFMWIFFIMVFFMSLLIMGKTI; from the exons CTTGTTGGTGTGCTCATGGAAGATATGCTCAGAAACTCCTAAAGGATTTGTTCACAAACTACACTAGCgcactgaggcctgtagaggaCACAAACACCATCCTGAATGTAACTCTACAGGTTACACTCTCCCAGATAATTGACATG GATGAGCGAAACCAAATTCTAACTGCATATTTATGGATACGGCAAGTGTGGTTTGATGCACACCTTAAATGGAATAAAGATGATTATGACGGCCTTGATACCATCCGCATACCGGGTAGTTATGTATGGAGACCTGATATAGTTCTCTATAACAG cgCAGATGATCATTTCACTGGTCCCATGGACACCAATGTGGTGATTCGACATGATGGACAGATAATGTGGGATTCTCCAGCAATCACTAAGAGCTCATGCAAAGTGGATGTGTCTTTCTTCCCCTTTGATGCTCAGCAATGCCGGTTCACCTACGGCTCCTGGACCTACAACGGTAACCAGCTTGACATCCTTAATGCAATGGAGAGTGCTGACCTGGCTGACCTGGTGGAAAACGTTGAGTGGGAGGTGCTTGGTATGCCAGCTAAGAAGAGCATTGTTCTTTATGGTTGCTGTGCTGACCCATACCCAGATGTGACCTACACACTGAAACTTAAGAGGAAAGCATCCTTCTATGTCTTCAACCTGCTCATACCATGTGTGATGATCTCTTTTCTGGCACCACTTGGTTTCTACCTTCCTGCTGACTCTGGAGAGAAGGTGTCATTGGGTGTCACAGTGATGCTGGCACTCACTGTCTTTCAGTTACTGGTTGCAGAGATCATGCCCCCCTCTGAGAATGTACCACTAATTG GAAAATATTACATTGCAACAATGACAATGATTACAGCCTCCACTGCTCTGACCATATTTGTCATGAACATACACCACTGTGGCCCTGATGCCAAGCCTGTTCCCAAATGGGCCAAGAAAGTCATTCTGCAGTACATGGCCAGAATGTGCTTTGTGTATGAAGTTGGGGAGAACTGCATGTCACCTCAGCCAGAGAAACAGGAGCCTCCTCCTGTACAGAACACCAACTGCACCATGAATGGTCAGGCGGGACCGGGCAGAGAGGACTGCATCTTCAGAATGGAGAGAAGACAAGAGATAGTGGGACCTATGCCCACAGAGGAAAAAGAAGACATGGATCAGATGCTGTCTCCTATAGGCTCAATCGGGAAGAACCCTACTAGCAACTACAGCTCTTGGAAGAATGGCATTTTTGCAAGCCTGGACTGTGGTGACTCAGGGGAGGGGAGGAGATGCAGGAAGGGAGGAGTGAGtgatggagagaaaaaagacagagagatttCCTGCAGCATCCAAAGCAATGAAACACAGCTCTTGCGTAACATAGAGTATATAGCCAACTGCCACAGAGATCAGAGGGCCACGCAGAAAAGGACTGGAGAGTGGAAGAAGGTGGCCAAAGTTTTAGACCGCTTCTTCATGtggatttttttcattatgGTGTTTTTCATGAGCCTTCTCATCATGGGCAAAACCATATAA